One window from the genome of Nicotiana sylvestris chromosome 9, ASM39365v2, whole genome shotgun sequence encodes:
- the LOC104246324 gene encoding uncharacterized protein isoform X1, whose protein sequence is MARKGSRQKYRKGVSYSGSGLVNENENSSLTEPEGKNAEPFNGNLSGISLTESFNNTHESEGKKRKHKSRRSLKKEKEDIDTSSIAKEIGPEEGSGAGIFQSHKSRGVAPESREGGETSPHTSHRSDNSNRSFGQFGPGLDKDNILENFEVSIIVVFRNLMTLALSVSKASIQWLERWKPLLDSLRSNLLIASKHVEEKVQHAYPIVVRWIMHSLFIATGYVQERVQRAYPIVVRWIMHFGNIIILLSMVWLDCALRGIESFLCMGMTSILSVIWWGVLSLIAAAKFKFLLILATVAVIGLLTGFIIAVLGVAAVSISYLWFYGRFWAAVLLVLSGGVLYRLKHERLAVFVVNLYSVYCAWTYVGWLGLIFGLNLSFVSSDILIFFLRNNVNDYRRPNSSPDQTTGVQGEPSFYSGGSVPPSAADVYVHTADRGTGIPSTSGFDTDMTSEDEVLRLLNSTDHYSALGLSRFQNIDASVLKKEYRKKAMLVHPDKNMGNEKAAEAFKKLQNAYEVLLDSLKRKAYDDELRREELLDYLRRFQSPSQKGRGYGFFTSGFTQTEAAAEDSLADARRITCKKCGNFHVWVFTKKTKSKARWCQECNDFHPAKDGDGWVEQPSHPFFFGMLLKVDNPVAYVCADSRIYNATEWYICQGMRCPVNSHKPSFHVNTSVTMKSSNGKRSSSGQRGPSVEETMTEEEFVEWLQNAVQSGTFGDFDGSTPQRSAGNSTSNNASGSGSGSKRKKKGKKQW, encoded by the exons ATGGCTCGTAAAGGAAGCCGACAGAAGTACAGAAAAGGAGTTTCATATTCTGGATCTGGATTGGTAAATGAGAATGAAAACAGTAGTCTGACTGAACCAGAGGGCAAAAATGCAGAACCTTTTAATGGTAATCTTTCCGGCATATCTCTAACAGAGAGCTTCAACAATACACATGAAAGTGAAGGCAAGAAAAGAAAGCACAAATCTAGAAGATCActtaaaaaggaaaaggaagataTTGATACATCGTCAATTGCAAAGGAAATAGGGCCTGAAGAAGGCAGTGGTGCAGGAATTTTCCAAAGTCATAAAAGTAGAGGGGTGGCTCCCGAGTCAAGAGAAGGTGGTGAGACGTCTCCGCACACTAGTCACCGCTCAGACAATTCAAATAGAAGTTTTGGCCAGTTCGGACCAGGATTAGATAAAGACAATATATTAGAAAATTTTGAAGTGTCTATTATCGTAGTTTTTAGGAACTTGATGACATTGGCTCTGTCTGTCTCAAAGGCATCAATTCAGTGGTTAGAGAGGTGGAAACCTTTGCTTGACTCTTTAAGGAGCAATTTATTAATTGCGAGTAAGCACGTTGAAGAAAAGGTTCAGCATGCATACCCTATAGTGGTTCGGTGGATCATGCACAGTTTATTCATTGCGACTGGGTATGTTCAAGAAAGGGTTCAGCGTGCATATCCTATAGTGGTTAGGTGGATCATGCATTTTGGAAATATAATTATTCTATTATCAATGGTTTGGTTGGATTGCGCTCTTAGAGGAATTGAGTCCTTTCTATGCATGGGGATGACTTCAATTCTCTCAGTCATCTGGTGGGGTGTTCTATCTTTGATTGCAGCCGCTAAATTCAAGTTTCTATTAATTTTG GCAACAGTTGCTGTGATTGGACTTCTTACTGGGTTCATCATCGCAGTTCTAGGAGTTGCTGCAGTGAGCATCAGTTACTTATGGTTCTATGGAAGATTTTGGGCAGCGGTGCTTCTGGTCTTGAGTGGAG GAGTGCTTTACAGGTTGAAGCATGAACGGCTTGCGGTGTTTGTCGTAAATTTGTATTCTGTATATTGCGCATGGACATATGTCGGATGGCTTGGTTTAATCTTTGGTTTGAATTTATCATTTGTTTCGAGTGATATTCTCATATTCTTCTTAAGAAACAATGTAAATGATTATAGAAGGCCAAACAGCTCTCCTGATCAAACAACTGGAGTACAAGGTGAACCTAGCTTCTATTCTGGTGGATCAGTGCCTCCATCTGCTGCTGATGTGTATGTTCATACAGCTGATCGTGGCACTGGGATCCCTTCAACTAGTGGATTTGACACTGATATGACATCTGAAGACGAAGTTCTCAGATTGTTAAACAGTACAGATCACTATTCAGCACTGGGCCTGAGCCGATTTCAGAATATAGATGCTTCAGTTCTCAAGAAGGAATATAGGAAAAAG GCAATGCTGGTTCATCCTGATAAAAACATGGGCAATGAAAAGGCTGCTGAAGCTTTTAAGAAACTTCAAAACGCCTACGAG GTCTTACTTGATTCTTTAAAGCGAAAAGCATATGATGATGAATTGAGGAGGGAAGAGCTGCTGGACTACCTTCGGCGGTTCCAAAGTCCTTCGCAGAAG GGTAGAGGCTATGGGTTCTTTACCTCTGGATTCACACAGACAGAAGCTGCGGCAGAGGATTCTCTTGCAGACGCTCGACGAATTACTTGCAAGAAGTGTGGCAACTTTCATGTCTGGGTTTTCACTAAGAAAACTAAGTCCAAAGCAAGATGGTGCCAG GAATGCAATGATTTTCATCCAGCAAAAGATGGAGATGGATGGGTTGAACAGCCTTCACATCCATTCTTTTTTGGAATGCTACTGAAG GTAGATAATCCTGTTGCCTATGTTTGTGCTGATAGCAGGATCTATAATGCTACTGAATGGTATATCTGTCAG GGAATGAGATGTCCGGTCAACAGTCACAAACCAAGCTTCCATGTAAATACAAGTGTAACCATGAAGAGCAGCAATGGGAAGAGAAGTAGCTCAGGACAAAGAGGCCCAAGTGTGGAAGAGACCATGACCGAGGAGGAATTTGTTGAGTGGCTACAGAATGCCGTACAATCTGGTACTTTTGGTGATTTTGATGGCAGCACACCACAGAGATCAGCTGGCAACAGTACTAGCAACAACGCTAGTGGAAGCGGAAGTGGAAGcaagagaaagaaaaaggggaagaagCAATGGTGA
- the LOC104246324 gene encoding uncharacterized protein isoform X2, whose protein sequence is MARKGSRQKYRKGVSYSGSGLVNENENSSLTEPEGKNAEPFNGNLSGISLTESFNNTHESEGKKRKHKSRRSLKKEKEDIDTSSIAKEIGPEEGSGAGIFQSHKSRGVAPESREGGETSPHTSHRSDNSNRSFGQFGPGLDKDNILENFEVSIIVVFRNLMTLALSVSKASIQWLERWKPLLDSLRSNLLIASKHVEEKVQHAYPIVVRWIMHSLFIATGYVQERVQRAYPIVVRWIMHFGNIIILLSMVWLDCALRGIESFLCMGMTSILSVIWWGVLSLIAAAKFKFLLILATVAVIGLLTGFIIAVLGVAAVSISYLWFYGRFWAAVLLVLSGGVLYRLKHERLAVFVVNLYSVYCAWTYVGWLGLIFGLNLSFVSSDILIFFLRNNVNDYRRPNSSPDQTTGVQADRGTGIPSTSGFDTDMTSEDEVLRLLNSTDHYSALGLSRFQNIDASVLKKEYRKKAMLVHPDKNMGNEKAAEAFKKLQNAYEVLLDSLKRKAYDDELRREELLDYLRRFQSPSQKGRGYGFFTSGFTQTEAAAEDSLADARRITCKKCGNFHVWVFTKKTKSKARWCQECNDFHPAKDGDGWVEQPSHPFFFGMLLKVDNPVAYVCADSRIYNATEWYICQGMRCPVNSHKPSFHVNTSVTMKSSNGKRSSSGQRGPSVEETMTEEEFVEWLQNAVQSGTFGDFDGSTPQRSAGNSTSNNASGSGSGSKRKKKGKKQW, encoded by the exons ATGGCTCGTAAAGGAAGCCGACAGAAGTACAGAAAAGGAGTTTCATATTCTGGATCTGGATTGGTAAATGAGAATGAAAACAGTAGTCTGACTGAACCAGAGGGCAAAAATGCAGAACCTTTTAATGGTAATCTTTCCGGCATATCTCTAACAGAGAGCTTCAACAATACACATGAAAGTGAAGGCAAGAAAAGAAAGCACAAATCTAGAAGATCActtaaaaaggaaaaggaagataTTGATACATCGTCAATTGCAAAGGAAATAGGGCCTGAAGAAGGCAGTGGTGCAGGAATTTTCCAAAGTCATAAAAGTAGAGGGGTGGCTCCCGAGTCAAGAGAAGGTGGTGAGACGTCTCCGCACACTAGTCACCGCTCAGACAATTCAAATAGAAGTTTTGGCCAGTTCGGACCAGGATTAGATAAAGACAATATATTAGAAAATTTTGAAGTGTCTATTATCGTAGTTTTTAGGAACTTGATGACATTGGCTCTGTCTGTCTCAAAGGCATCAATTCAGTGGTTAGAGAGGTGGAAACCTTTGCTTGACTCTTTAAGGAGCAATTTATTAATTGCGAGTAAGCACGTTGAAGAAAAGGTTCAGCATGCATACCCTATAGTGGTTCGGTGGATCATGCACAGTTTATTCATTGCGACTGGGTATGTTCAAGAAAGGGTTCAGCGTGCATATCCTATAGTGGTTAGGTGGATCATGCATTTTGGAAATATAATTATTCTATTATCAATGGTTTGGTTGGATTGCGCTCTTAGAGGAATTGAGTCCTTTCTATGCATGGGGATGACTTCAATTCTCTCAGTCATCTGGTGGGGTGTTCTATCTTTGATTGCAGCCGCTAAATTCAAGTTTCTATTAATTTTG GCAACAGTTGCTGTGATTGGACTTCTTACTGGGTTCATCATCGCAGTTCTAGGAGTTGCTGCAGTGAGCATCAGTTACTTATGGTTCTATGGAAGATTTTGGGCAGCGGTGCTTCTGGTCTTGAGTGGAG GAGTGCTTTACAGGTTGAAGCATGAACGGCTTGCGGTGTTTGTCGTAAATTTGTATTCTGTATATTGCGCATGGACATATGTCGGATGGCTTGGTTTAATCTTTGGTTTGAATTTATCATTTGTTTCGAGTGATATTCTCATATTCTTCTTAAGAAACAATGTAAATGATTATAGAAGGCCAAACAGCTCTCCTGATCAAACAACTGGAGTACAAG CTGATCGTGGCACTGGGATCCCTTCAACTAGTGGATTTGACACTGATATGACATCTGAAGACGAAGTTCTCAGATTGTTAAACAGTACAGATCACTATTCAGCACTGGGCCTGAGCCGATTTCAGAATATAGATGCTTCAGTTCTCAAGAAGGAATATAGGAAAAAG GCAATGCTGGTTCATCCTGATAAAAACATGGGCAATGAAAAGGCTGCTGAAGCTTTTAAGAAACTTCAAAACGCCTACGAG GTCTTACTTGATTCTTTAAAGCGAAAAGCATATGATGATGAATTGAGGAGGGAAGAGCTGCTGGACTACCTTCGGCGGTTCCAAAGTCCTTCGCAGAAG GGTAGAGGCTATGGGTTCTTTACCTCTGGATTCACACAGACAGAAGCTGCGGCAGAGGATTCTCTTGCAGACGCTCGACGAATTACTTGCAAGAAGTGTGGCAACTTTCATGTCTGGGTTTTCACTAAGAAAACTAAGTCCAAAGCAAGATGGTGCCAG GAATGCAATGATTTTCATCCAGCAAAAGATGGAGATGGATGGGTTGAACAGCCTTCACATCCATTCTTTTTTGGAATGCTACTGAAG GTAGATAATCCTGTTGCCTATGTTTGTGCTGATAGCAGGATCTATAATGCTACTGAATGGTATATCTGTCAG GGAATGAGATGTCCGGTCAACAGTCACAAACCAAGCTTCCATGTAAATACAAGTGTAACCATGAAGAGCAGCAATGGGAAGAGAAGTAGCTCAGGACAAAGAGGCCCAAGTGTGGAAGAGACCATGACCGAGGAGGAATTTGTTGAGTGGCTACAGAATGCCGTACAATCTGGTACTTTTGGTGATTTTGATGGCAGCACACCACAGAGATCAGCTGGCAACAGTACTAGCAACAACGCTAGTGGAAGCGGAAGTGGAAGcaagagaaagaaaaaggggaagaagCAATGGTGA